From a single Sulfolobus sp. E5-1-F genomic region:
- the cobT gene encoding nicotinate mononucleotide-dependent phosphoribosyltransferase CobT, which yields MIKEYYGAETSILNKDFAYILVIGTTDVSLIPGLTIAGATPELTHFTPAADAEYVLLGKCKSINSIPVSPTGIPTPALLTRASLSFINPLKIVVNAGSRILPKIPYIDLQGEPGKDIRKQALSIEKVNTIVENGIKLGEELSNEYELIMIGESIPAGTTTAMASLLALGYDAMDKVSSASPDNPKELKRKVVEEALRNLPTDPLQRLAKVSDPVLFGVAGISLGFRGKILLAGGTQMTAAAAIVKEFNKNKVKDITIGTTKWIVEDKSADMLGLAKQVGVKVLVSILDLSISAYEGIRAYEKGYVKEGVGAGGSTIMAFARGVSNNTLVRKIDELYSELVGGNNSHI from the coding sequence ATGATTAAGGAATATTATGGAGCGGAAACCTCTATCTTAAACAAAGACTTCGCTTATATATTGGTAATAGGAACTACTGACGTCAGTTTAATCCCAGGATTAACCATAGCTGGAGCAACACCAGAATTAACTCACTTTACCCCTGCAGCTGATGCCGAATACGTACTTCTGGGTAAATGTAAAAGTATAAATTCTATTCCAGTTAGTCCTACTGGAATACCAACTCCTGCTTTGTTGACAAGAGCATCACTATCCTTCATAAACCCTTTAAAAATTGTAGTAAATGCAGGTAGTAGAATACTACCTAAGATTCCATATATAGATCTTCAAGGTGAGCCCGGAAAGGATATTAGGAAACAAGCACTCTCCATAGAGAAAGTAAATACTATAGTCGAGAATGGTATCAAATTAGGCGAAGAACTATCTAATGAATATGAACTTATTATGATAGGAGAATCAATACCGGCCGGAACGACTACGGCTATGGCTAGCCTTTTAGCATTAGGCTATGACGCAATGGATAAAGTAAGTTCTGCATCTCCTGATAATCCGAAGGAATTAAAGAGAAAAGTTGTTGAAGAAGCTTTGAGGAATTTGCCAACAGATCCATTACAAAGATTAGCTAAAGTATCAGACCCTGTCCTATTTGGCGTAGCAGGAATATCTTTAGGATTTAGAGGAAAGATTTTACTAGCTGGAGGAACTCAAATGACAGCTGCGGCTGCTATAGTTAAAGAATTCAATAAGAATAAGGTGAAGGATATAACAATTGGCACTACAAAGTGGATAGTTGAAGATAAATCTGCAGACATGTTAGGTTTAGCAAAACAAGTAGGAGTTAAAGTATTGGTAAGCATATTAGATCTTTCAATTTCTGCCTATGAAGGAATAAGAGCGTATGAAAAAGGTTATGTAAAGGAGGGAGTAGGAGCTGGAGGATCAACAATAATGGCTTTCGCGAGAGGAGTTAGTAACAATACACTAGTGAGGAAAATTGACGAGCTATATAGTGAATTAGTAGGAGGCAACAATTCACATATCTAG
- a CDS encoding aminotransferase class V-fold PLP-dependent enzyme: MRLRDPKEFRENVLVTRKYVYLNHAAISPTPLPSLFEAYRYLYEVANRGSIAVNEEEEDELYHIRTRIANLIGAYPDEISLIPNTSYGVNLVAHGLEWKRDDNIITDNLEFPTVVYPFFKLVKKGVKVNIIETNPYTFEEDIISNINKNTKLIAISHVSFNTGLKVDVKKIVKAARENDALVLLDIIQSAGATRINVKELDVDFAIAGGYKWLMSPQGSGFIYVKRGLIEDPPFYGWKTSADYLDFNPNKFTLEKGPRRFEIGTVDIAANLSLAKSCEIISENMELIESSVTYLSQFAIRLAKDHNMEVITPEEKRAGIVIVKVKRPKEVAKELLKENIIVSPRGEGIRISTHFYNTEEEVQKTIEKILEIERKIN; the protein is encoded by the coding sequence GTGAGATTAAGAGATCCGAAGGAATTTAGGGAAAATGTGCTTGTTACGAGAAAATATGTATATTTAAATCATGCAGCAATTTCCCCTACACCTTTACCATCATTATTTGAGGCTTACAGATACTTATATGAAGTTGCAAATAGGGGAAGTATAGCTGTTAATGAAGAGGAAGAAGACGAACTGTATCACATAAGGACTAGAATAGCCAATTTAATAGGAGCATACCCAGATGAGATTTCATTGATTCCAAATACTAGTTATGGAGTAAACTTAGTTGCACATGGGCTAGAATGGAAGAGAGATGATAATATAATAACAGATAATCTCGAGTTTCCAACTGTAGTATATCCATTTTTCAAGTTAGTAAAGAAGGGAGTAAAGGTAAATATAATAGAAACTAATCCTTACACCTTTGAGGAAGATATAATATCAAATATTAATAAAAATACTAAACTTATTGCAATAAGTCATGTTAGTTTTAATACTGGCTTAAAAGTAGACGTTAAAAAAATAGTAAAAGCAGCAAGGGAGAATGACGCGTTAGTTCTATTAGATATCATACAAAGTGCTGGTGCAACCAGAATAAATGTAAAGGAACTTGACGTGGATTTCGCTATAGCAGGAGGATATAAGTGGTTAATGAGCCCACAAGGATCCGGATTTATTTACGTTAAAAGAGGATTAATAGAAGATCCACCGTTCTATGGATGGAAAACCAGTGCTGATTACTTGGATTTCAATCCCAATAAGTTTACATTAGAAAAAGGTCCCAGAAGGTTTGAAATAGGTACAGTAGATATAGCTGCAAACTTATCGCTTGCCAAGTCTTGCGAAATAATAAGTGAAAATATGGAATTAATTGAGAGTTCAGTAACGTATCTTTCCCAATTTGCAATAAGACTAGCGAAGGACCATAACATGGAGGTAATCACTCCAGAGGAAAAGAGAGCTGGAATTGTGATAGTAAAGGTTAAAAGACCTAAAGAAGTTGCTAAAGAACTATTAAAGGAAAACATAATAGTATCTCCAAGAGGAGAAGGCATAAGAATATCTACCCATTTCTATAATACTGAGGAAGAAGTGCAAAAGACTATCGAGAAAATTTTAGAAATTGAGAGGAAAATTAACTAG